From the Mycobacterium sp. 155 genome, the window CACCTTGTTCTGATCACCCACCGGTCCTGACAGTCAGCGGAGTGCCTTGGCCTTCAACATCTCGTACTCGTCGGCGGTGATGGTGCCTGCATCGAGCAGGGCCTTCGCATCGGCGATCTCATCTGCCGGTGTACGCCTGGCGGCCTCACGGATGTAGGCGTCGGTCTCCTGTTTGGCAGCCGCGGCGGCGGTGGCGGAGCGCTGGGCCATCCCCTTACCGCGCGCAATCAGATATATGAATGCGGTAAGCCACGGGAAGATGATCAGGAAGATCACCCAGATCGCCTTAACCCAGCCGGAGGTCTGATGGTCACGCCAGAGCAGGTCGCCGAGAATCTGGAACAGCACGAGCAAGTAAGCGATCCAGGCGAAGATGATCAGGAAGTGCCAGAGAAAATCCCACGTCGATCCCCAGTCCACGGGTTACTCCTTGAGTTGTTGGATGCGTAGCTGATCTACGCGTCCGTCAGTTAACCACGTGGGGCACGGTTCACGACGGCAACGGTGGCCTGACGTGATGCAGTCGTGATCGACGTCACGGAGTGCCGTAGCGGCGCAGCCACTGCCGCAGGATGACCGCAAGACCCGTGCTCCCGGTGTCGAACAGACCGAAGTCGATGTCAGAAGGCATGCGCTGTGGTCGGTGGCCGGGCCGGAACTTCACCCGCAGTCGGGTGGCGGTGCCGCCCAGCAACAGCGGCACCTCGACCGCGTGCACGCTCTCGACGTCCGCCCACGCCCATCTGTCGCGACCGAATTCAAAACCCTTGCTGTGCAATCGAAGTCCAGGTCGAAGGAGGATACGGGCACGGCGATATGCGGCATGGCCGGTCCATCCGGCCAGAAACAGCAGGAGCACCGCGAGGCCGACCGTGAGCGAGGTGGAAGTGTCGGGGAGCGGTCCAGCAGCACCAGCGGAAAGTTGAGCACTATCACGACAAAGACCAACACCGGGCCTGCTGCGCCGGCCGCCGCCTGACCCCGCCGAACCGGAAGTATGAGTTCGTCGGCGTCTGGTGCGCCGCAGAGTTCCGGGCGGATCTCGTGGCCGAGCGCCAGGAAGTTCAGGTCCGCGTCGAGGTTGCGCCACGCGTCGGCTTCGAGCGGGTGCACCTCGATAGCGGGGTGCGGCGCCCATCGTCACGAACACCGCGCAGCCGACCAATCGGAATGTCAGATTGGTCGGCACCGCAGGCAAGACCAACTCGTCCACTGGCGGGCCAGAACGAGGTCGGATGTGGCCCGGGTCAGCCCCGCGCCGCCCGGTTCACAGCGGACACGACGGCCCGCAGTGACGCAGTCGTGATCGACGTCGCGATACCGACGCCCCACACGGTCTTCCCGCCGATCGACGTCTCCACATAGGCCGCGGCCTGTGCTTCCTCACCGGAGGACATCGCGTGCTCGGAGTAGTCCAGCACGTTGACGTCGTAGCCGACGGCACCCAGGGCGTCGACGAATGCCGCCAGCGGACCGTTGCCGGCGCCGACGATTTCGCGCTCCTCGCCGTTGATCTTCACGATCGCGGTGATGGTGTCGGTGCCGCCGTCGACCTCGGCCGCGGTGACCTTCTGGCGGATCCGCTCCAGCGGCGTGATCGGCGCCAGGTACTCGTCGGAGAAGACGTCCCACATCTCCTTCGGCGACACCTCGCCACCCTCGCCGTCGGTCAGCTTCTGGATCTCGCGGCTGAACTCGATCTGCAGCCGGCGAGGCAGCACCAGCCCGTGATCGGCCTTCATGATGTAGGCGACGCCGCCCTTGCCGGACTGCGAGTTCACCCGGATGACGGCCTCGTAGGTCCGGCCCACATCCTTGGGGTCGATCGGCAGGTACGGCACCTGCCACAGGATGTCGTCCATGTCTTTGTCGGCGGCATCGGCATCGAATTTCATCTGGTCCAGGCCCTTGTTGATGGCGTCCTGGTGGCTGCCCGAGAACGCGGTGTACACCAGATCACCGCCGTAGGGGTGGCGCTCGTGCACAGGCAGCTGGTTGCAGTACTCCACGGTCCGACGGATCTCGTCGATGTTGGAGAAGTCGATCTGCGGATCCACGCCGCGGGAGAACAGGTTCATGCCCAGCGTCACCAGGCAGACGTTGCCGGTCCGCTCACCGTTGCCGAACAGGCAGCCCTCGATCCGGTCGGCACCGGCCTGGTAGCCCAATTCTGCTGCGGCAACGGCGGTTCCGCGGTCGTTGTGTGGATGCAGGCTCAGGATGATGCTGTCCCGCGGGGTCAGGTGCCGGTTCATCCACTCGATCGAGTCGGCGTAGACGTTGGGGGTGGCCATCTCGACGGTGGCGGGCAGGTTGACGATCAGCGGCCATTCCGGCGTGGGCTGGATCACCGCGGCGACTGCGTTGCAGACGTCGACGGCGTATTCCAGTTCGGTACCGGTGTAGGACTCCGGAGAGTACTCGTACCGCCACAGCGTGCCGGGATACTTCTTGGCTTCTTCGACACACATGCGGGCACCGTCGGTGGCGATTTTCTTGACGGCGTCGCGGTCGGCGCGGAACACCACGCGACGCTGCAGGATCGAGGTGGAGTTGTAGAAGTGCACGATGACGCGCGGCGCGCCGGCGCAGGCCTCGAAGGTGCGTGCGATCAGCTCGGGCCGGCACTGCGTCAGCACCTGGATGGTGACGTCCTCGGGAACGGCGCCCTGCTCGATGATCTCGCGGACGAAGTCGTAGTCGGTCTGGCTGGCCGATGGGAAGCCGACCTCGATCTCCTTGTAGCCCATGCGGACCAGCAGGTCGAACATCCGGCGCTTGCGCTCCGGGCTCATCGGGTCGATCAGGGCCTGGTTGCCGTCGCGCAGGTCGACCGCACACCACATCGGGGCGTGCCCGATCACCTTGTCCGGCCAGGTGCGGTCAAACGGAACATTCGCTGTGCCAAATGCCGGGCTTCCGCCCGGGACCTCGTGGGCGAAGGTGCGGTACCGGCTGACCGGCATCGCGGATCCGCGCTGGGTGTTCCAGGAAGGCTGACCGTCCCGGCGAGAACCGGACGGTGTGGTGATGGTGCGTACCGAGGTATAGGCGTCGACAGAAATTTCGGGGGTGGTCATGATGTCTGCTCCGGGAGTTGAAAGGGAACTCGACCGGCGCATCGCCAAACACCCGCGACGGGAAGCCGGTCTGGTCAGACCCCGTCGCGGCGGCTGAGGAGGAGCACCCGCTGCACGCGTACACAATAGCGCGCCCGCGGCCGGGCGCCCAAACCAGCGTCCGGCTCGGGCTTCGAGCTCCGACAGTTCGTCGTCCTCGTCGTGTCTGGATTGTCTGCCACGGCGGCACCGGGTTCGCGGGCCGGCACGGCGCGGAATCGGTCAGACCTGCGAATCCGGGAACGCGATGACCGACAGGAACTGGATCGGCAGCTCGACCAGATCGACAGGTCCGTGCGCGCCTTCGCCGTCGATCTGCAGTGCGTCGCCGGGGTACATCCGGTACACCGAGCGGCTGTGGCCGTAATCCATCACGCCTTCGAGCATGTAAATGAACTCGGTGCCCGGATGCTGGAACAACGGGTAGGTCTGGCTCTTCTCGGTCAACGTCACGTGCAGGCACTCGAGCCGTTTGTGCTCCCCGCGCAACGAGCTCAGCAACTGGTATTTGTGGCCGGCGCGGGTGCCCTCACGCACGATCTGCGCACCCGTGCCTGCCTTGACGAACGCGGCCGGACGTTCCACGTCCGCACCCCGGAACAAGCTCGTCACCGGAACGTCCAGGCCCTTCGCCAACAACGTCAGGGTGGAGAGGCTGCACGACGTTTGGGCGTTCTCGATCTTGGACAGCATGGCCTTGGATATACCGACCCGGGTAGCCATGTCGGCGACCGTCAGGCCGTGCTGCTGACGGAGCTGACGCACATTGCGCCCGATCGCGGCCTCGACCTCCAGCTCGTCGGTCGAGGCGTGCGGATCGCGGTCACGCGCTGTGCCGGACTGGTTGCGGAGTAGCGGAATGTCGCTCATTTGCCGTCCCCCGAATCCAGCTCGTGCCCGCCACGGAACCCGCGCCATGGCGGCTGCTTCGATGGTAATCGTGACCAGGCTCTGGGGTTCCGGATAGCACACGCGGGCCTTCCCGAAGGGCCGCGTGACGGTGTGGCCGTACGGCATCGCGACCTTTGACGAATCGAACATCTCCTCAACTGTCTACGCCGGAGATGCCAACGGGCAGTTCCAACCTGCGGAACCGTTCAGCTTCTTGGCTGTACCCTGAGCGCCCCACCAGAGGGTGCTCCGCCCGGGGGAGGAAAACCAGCTGCGCGTCTCCCTTATCCTTGATGCGACTCATTCCCGCATTTTCGAAGGGCAGACAGTGGCGCTCGTCGTACAGAAATACGGCGGATCTTCGGTCTCAGATGCCGACCGGATCCGTCGCGTCGCCGAGCGCATCGTGGAGACCAAGAAGGCCGGCAACGACGTCGTCGTGGTCGTCTCCGCGATGGGCGATACCACCGATGATTTGCTGGACCTGGCCCGCCAGGTCTCACCCGCGCCACCACCACGTGAGATGGACATGCTGCTCACCGCGGGTGAACGGATCTCCAATGCGTTGGTCGCGATGGCTATCGAGTCCCTGGGTGCGCAGGCCCGCTCATTCACTGGCTCGCAGGCCGGCGTGATCACCACGGGCACCCACGGCAATGCCAAGATCA encodes:
- a CDS encoding SHOCT domain-containing protein, with the protein product MDWGSTWDFLWHFLIIFAWIAYLLVLFQILGDLLWRDHQTSGWVKAIWVIFLIIFPWLTAFIYLIARGKGMAQRSATAAAAAKQETDAYIREAARRTPADEIADAKALLDAGTITADEYEMLKAKALR
- the leuA gene encoding 2-isopropylmalate synthase, whose translation is MTTPEISVDAYTSVRTITTPSGSRRDGQPSWNTQRGSAMPVSRYRTFAHEVPGGSPAFGTANVPFDRTWPDKVIGHAPMWCAVDLRDGNQALIDPMSPERKRRMFDLLVRMGYKEIEVGFPSASQTDYDFVREIIEQGAVPEDVTIQVLTQCRPELIARTFEACAGAPRVIVHFYNSTSILQRRVVFRADRDAVKKIATDGARMCVEEAKKYPGTLWRYEYSPESYTGTELEYAVDVCNAVAAVIQPTPEWPLIVNLPATVEMATPNVYADSIEWMNRHLTPRDSIILSLHPHNDRGTAVAAAELGYQAGADRIEGCLFGNGERTGNVCLVTLGMNLFSRGVDPQIDFSNIDEIRRTVEYCNQLPVHERHPYGGDLVYTAFSGSHQDAINKGLDQMKFDADAADKDMDDILWQVPYLPIDPKDVGRTYEAVIRVNSQSGKGGVAYIMKADHGLVLPRRLQIEFSREIQKLTDGEGGEVSPKEMWDVFSDEYLAPITPLERIRQKVTAAEVDGGTDTITAIVKINGEEREIVGAGNGPLAAFVDALGAVGYDVNVLDYSEHAMSSGEEAQAAAYVETSIGGKTVWGVGIATSITTASLRAVVSAVNRAARG
- a CDS encoding XRE family transcriptional regulator; protein product: MSDIPLLRNQSGTARDRDPHASTDELEVEAAIGRNVRQLRQQHGLTVADMATRVGISKAMLSKIENAQTSCSLSTLTLLAKGLDVPVTSLFRGADVERPAAFVKAGTGAQIVREGTRAGHKYQLLSSLRGEHKRLECLHVTLTEKSQTYPLFQHPGTEFIYMLEGVMDYGHSRSVYRMYPGDALQIDGEGAHGPVDLVELPIQFLSVIAFPDSQV